In Dyadobacter subterraneus, a single genomic region encodes these proteins:
- a CDS encoding SDR family NAD(P)-dependent oxidoreductase, whose protein sequence is MSKLENKVAIVTGASKGIGAGIAKAFAKEGAKVVVNYASSKEAADQVVKSITDDGGTAIAVQADVSNEADVTRLFYETKNAFGSLDILVNNAVSQGYAPVEQISVEAFRQSFDVNVLGPILTIQAALKLFGGKGGNVINISSGASKYPLSNASLYSSTKAALDAFTIALSKELGAKKVRINSILPGATDTEGAASAGVTAGSEYEKMFIEKTPLGRRGQPEDIAKAAVFLASDDAAWITGEQLSVSGGMYGF, encoded by the coding sequence GTGAGTAAGTTAGAAAACAAAGTAGCGATAGTGACAGGTGCATCAAAAGGAATTGGTGCAGGAATTGCAAAAGCATTTGCCAAAGAAGGTGCAAAAGTTGTTGTCAATTATGCTTCAAGTAAAGAAGCAGCGGATCAAGTAGTGAAATCTATAACCGATGATGGAGGTACAGCCATTGCAGTTCAGGCCGATGTATCCAATGAGGCAGATGTAACCAGGTTGTTTTACGAAACAAAGAACGCTTTCGGTTCGTTGGATATTTTAGTCAATAATGCAGTTTCTCAGGGATATGCACCTGTCGAACAAATATCGGTAGAAGCTTTCCGTCAAAGCTTTGACGTCAATGTTTTAGGACCAATCTTGACTATCCAGGCAGCTTTAAAACTTTTCGGCGGTAAGGGCGGCAATGTTATCAATATCAGCTCAGGAGCAAGTAAATATCCGCTTTCGAATGCTTCACTTTACTCGTCAACTAAGGCAGCATTAGATGCTTTCACCATTGCGTTATCCAAAGAATTGGGTGCAAAGAAAGTTCGTATCAATTCCATTTTGCCGGGAGCTACGGATACTGAAGGCGCAGCCAGTGCCGGTGTTACCGCAGGTAGTGAGTATGAAAAAATGTTTATCGAAAAAACACCGCTTGGTCGCAGAGGTCAGCCGGAAGATATTGCGAAAGCTGCTGTATTTCTGGCTTCCGATGATGCAGCCTGGATTACAGGGGAGCAACTTTCTGTTTCGGGTGGAATGTATGGTTTTTAA
- a CDS encoding sulfatase family protein, producing MRNGNKAVYILTSVFIFGFTLVSQIPARKKPDKKPNILFVIADDQSYPYAGAYGDKAARTPNFDRVAREGILFSNAFAASPGCSPSRAAILTGLNCWQIKEAGTHASSFPTEFVVFPDLLEKAGYQVGYTGKGWAPGDFKASGRYRNPAGDAFLEKKQKSPEGISDIDYAENFKDFYDKKEKGKPFFFWLGTHEPHRTYKKGIGAANGFDIKNAKVPLFLPDVPEVRSDILDYLFEIQWFDTQLGKVLAQLEHSGELDNTLIVVTADNGMSFPRAKANVYEYGIHVPLAIRWGNHIRKGVTANNVVSLIDVYATFLDVGRAAMPPYATESRSLIPLLKYGTNIRDAVFSSRERHSSSRYNNLGYPQRSIRTRQYLFIKNYKPERWPAGDPQKFDANGNLEAPNTAFHDIDESTDNIVIRQWKDPNIAPYFHLATDKRPAEEFYDILSDPACLKNLIRNKKYRQQISSLRTKLTTYQLATKDPRETGNGDYLESFPRLNGEIRNFPAPK from the coding sequence ATGCGGAACGGCAATAAAGCAGTTTATATTTTAACATCTGTGTTTATATTTGGCTTTACTCTGGTTTCTCAAATCCCTGCCAGAAAAAAACCAGATAAAAAGCCTAATATCCTTTTTGTAATTGCTGATGATCAATCGTATCCCTACGCAGGAGCTTATGGGGATAAAGCTGCAAGAACACCTAATTTTGACCGAGTCGCCAGGGAAGGAATACTTTTCAGCAATGCCTTTGCAGCCTCCCCAGGATGCAGTCCATCACGGGCCGCAATTTTGACAGGCCTGAATTGTTGGCAGATTAAAGAAGCCGGAACACACGCCAGCAGTTTTCCAACTGAATTTGTGGTATTTCCTGACTTATTGGAAAAAGCTGGCTATCAAGTCGGATACACTGGGAAAGGATGGGCACCGGGTGATTTCAAAGCTTCCGGCAGATACAGGAACCCTGCCGGAGATGCGTTTTTGGAGAAAAAGCAAAAAAGTCCGGAAGGTATTTCTGATATTGATTATGCAGAAAATTTTAAAGATTTTTATGATAAAAAAGAAAAAGGTAAGCCCTTCTTTTTCTGGCTGGGTACCCACGAACCCCACCGGACTTACAAAAAAGGAATAGGAGCCGCCAATGGTTTTGATATCAAAAACGCAAAAGTCCCGTTGTTTCTGCCTGATGTGCCGGAAGTGCGAAGCGATATTCTTGATTATCTTTTTGAAATACAATGGTTTGATACGCAACTGGGAAAAGTGCTAGCACAGTTAGAACACTCGGGCGAGCTTGATAATACCCTGATTGTTGTTACCGCTGACAATGGCATGTCGTTTCCCCGTGCCAAAGCTAATGTATATGAGTATGGAATACATGTGCCTTTGGCGATCCGCTGGGGGAATCATATTCGAAAAGGAGTTACAGCTAATAATGTGGTAAGCCTGATCGATGTTTATGCAACTTTTCTTGACGTTGGAAGGGCCGCTATGCCACCCTATGCCACTGAAAGCAGGAGCTTAATACCCTTACTGAAATACGGGACCAACATCCGTGATGCCGTTTTTTCATCACGCGAACGGCATTCTTCCTCACGCTATAATAATCTCGGCTATCCACAGCGTAGTATTCGGACCAGGCAATATTTGTTTATTAAAAACTATAAACCGGAAAGATGGCCCGCCGGCGATCCCCAAAAATTTGATGCAAACGGAAATCTGGAGGCGCCTAACACCGCTTTTCACGATATAGATGAGTCTACCGATAACATCGTCATCAGGCAATGGAAGGATCCAAATATTGCACCCTACTTCCATTTGGCAACCGATAAGCGGCCAGCAGAAGAGTTCTACGACATTCTCAGCGATCCGGCCTGTCTTAAAAATCTTATCCGCAACAAAAAGTACAGACAGCAGATCAGTAGTTTAAGAACCAAGCTGACAACATACCAGCTGGCAACCAAAGATCCTCGTGAAACCGGTAACGGCGACTATCTCGAATCTTTTCCAAGGCTCAACGGTGAAATACGGAATTTTCCAGCGCCAAAATAA
- a CDS encoding DUF1549 domain-containing protein — protein sequence MVHFPVGLLCIALLLEIIDWRGKSGKLKDAINILVWVGAGSAVLAVGFGWLLASEGEYGGESLEIHRWSGIATMVLSLVTAFLIRYNKIAAFRSFLFLTVFGVSFAGHYGAMLTHGDDYLSSVLPFAKPQKPDAEEADFVLTNNGALNPQQIQELNVEVRTILAHNCYSCHGEQKMKGDLRLDSKDGIMKGGEGGVVVIPNHPDKSELIRRISLPAGDKDAMPTKGKRLTEKEVTVLKFWIEKGALWPDGKEKSIYRVAALEPRLPALPAASGDIVQPIDRFVNVYFQKNKIEWKPVVDDRVYIRRVYLDIIGLLPPPEKVEAFVADKNPEKIAALAKELLNRNDDYAQHWLSFWNDALRNDYTGTGYITGGRFDITKWLYTSLEVNKPYNWFVKELISPVKGSEGFIKGIKWRGTINSSQRTEMQAAQNVSQVLLGLNLKCASCHDSFISDWKLADSYAFANIFADTLLEINRCDKPIGKIAGTKILYPELGEITVNASTEKRLRQLADYLVQPKDGRLYRTVVNRIWAQLLGRGIVEPVDMMDNMPWSEDLLDWLASDFEKNGYDMKKLIFAIVTSKTYQLPSSSVKEPGDIMANSFKFTGMVRRRLTAEQFSDAISTSFKPMYADSAIVFNLLPEKIKTKIPFARAALVKNDPFLTSLGRPNRETVSTSRTSQANLLQALELTNGNKFTQTLKTGAKEWIVKYPTTDTLVTALYKRALGRNPVPKELTAARKILGPKPSEEGIQDLVWALALVPEFQLIY from the coding sequence ATGGTCCATTTTCCGGTTGGTTTACTCTGCATTGCCCTGCTCTTAGAAATTATAGATTGGCGAGGTAAAAGCGGGAAACTAAAAGATGCTATCAATATTCTGGTTTGGGTTGGTGCAGGAAGTGCTGTGCTGGCAGTAGGTTTTGGCTGGCTTTTGGCAAGTGAAGGAGAATATGGCGGAGAGAGTCTTGAAATTCACCGGTGGTCGGGTATTGCCACAATGGTACTTTCGTTGGTAACTGCATTTTTAATCCGGTATAATAAAATTGCTGCCTTCCGTTCATTTTTATTCCTGACTGTTTTTGGAGTTTCATTTGCCGGACATTACGGAGCCATGCTGACACATGGAGACGATTATTTATCCAGTGTTCTTCCATTTGCAAAACCCCAAAAGCCTGACGCTGAGGAAGCTGATTTTGTTTTGACAAATAATGGTGCCTTAAATCCACAGCAGATCCAGGAGCTGAATGTTGAAGTCAGAACAATTCTGGCACACAACTGTTACAGCTGCCACGGAGAGCAAAAAATGAAAGGTGATTTAAGGCTGGACAGCAAGGATGGAATTATGAAAGGCGGTGAAGGCGGCGTTGTTGTAATCCCAAATCATCCCGACAAAAGTGAGCTGATTAGAAGAATATCACTGCCGGCGGGAGATAAGGACGCGATGCCGACAAAAGGAAAAAGATTGACAGAAAAGGAAGTGACGGTACTCAAATTCTGGATAGAAAAAGGTGCGCTCTGGCCTGACGGTAAAGAAAAGAGTATTTACCGTGTTGCCGCTTTGGAACCACGTTTGCCTGCTCTTCCGGCAGCAAGCGGAGATATCGTCCAGCCTATTGACAGGTTTGTCAATGTATATTTTCAAAAAAATAAAATTGAATGGAAACCAGTGGTTGATGACCGGGTTTATATCCGTCGTGTGTATCTGGATATAATCGGATTACTTCCGCCGCCAGAAAAAGTGGAAGCTTTTGTAGCGGATAAAAATCCTGAAAAAATAGCTGCACTAGCCAAAGAATTATTGAACAGAAATGATGATTACGCCCAACATTGGCTTTCATTCTGGAATGATGCGCTTAGAAATGACTATACCGGAACGGGTTATATCACAGGCGGGCGTTTTGATATCACCAAATGGCTATATACATCTTTGGAAGTAAACAAGCCTTACAACTGGTTCGTAAAGGAATTGATAAGTCCGGTTAAAGGTTCAGAAGGTTTTATAAAAGGAATAAAGTGGCGCGGAACAATTAATTCAAGTCAACGTACTGAAATGCAGGCTGCACAAAATGTTTCCCAGGTTTTGCTGGGGTTAAATTTGAAATGTGCATCCTGTCATGATAGTTTTATCAGTGACTGGAAATTGGCTGATTCCTATGCTTTTGCCAATATTTTTGCGGATACATTACTGGAAATAAACCGTTGCGACAAACCAATCGGAAAAATTGCCGGTACTAAAATCCTGTATCCTGAACTTGGTGAAATTACGGTGAATGCCAGCACTGAAAAACGTTTGCGCCAACTTGCTGATTATCTCGTCCAACCAAAAGATGGCCGGCTTTACAGGACGGTTGTGAACCGGATCTGGGCGCAGCTTCTGGGGCGTGGAATTGTCGAACCCGTTGATATGATGGATAATATGCCATGGAGCGAAGATCTTCTCGACTGGCTTGCTTCCGATTTTGAGAAAAACGGATACGATATGAAGAAACTGATTTTCGCCATTGTTACTTCAAAAACGTATCAGCTTCCGTCGTCATCTGTTAAAGAGCCGGGCGATATCATGGCGAACTCTTTTAAATTCACAGGTATGGTAAGAAGAAGATTGACTGCGGAACAATTCTCCGATGCGATCAGCACTTCTTTTAAACCGATGTATGCAGATTCGGCCATTGTTTTTAATCTTTTACCTGAAAAAATAAAAACAAAAATTCCATTTGCGCGTGCCGCTTTGGTTAAAAATGATCCTTTTCTTACTTCTTTGGGCAGACCAAATCGGGAAACGGTCAGTACAAGTCGTACTTCCCAGGCCAATTTGCTGCAAGCGCTGGAACTTACTAATGGAAATAAATTTACCCAGACTTTGAAAACCGGGGCAAAGGAATGGATTGTAAAATATCCGACTACCGATACTTTGGTAACAGCGCTTTATAAACGCGCGCTGGGAAGAAATCCTGTGCCAAAAGAATTGACAGCCGCCCGGAAAATCCTTGGGCCTAAACCAAGTGAAGAAGGGATTCAGGATCT
- a CDS encoding SDR family oxidoreductase, translated as MKLTGNTILITGGTSGIGLAFAEEFLKEGNKVIITGRREEKLKEIKNRLPEIIVRLSDVSDAAQRIELADWILNSHPDTNILINNAGVQLITDLTSEIDLNRVGTEIETNFTAPVHLTSLFVTHLKGKENASIINITSGLAFVPIAAMAIYCATKAAMHSLTLSLRFQLKDTGIKVFEIAPPSVDTELGHDRREDKTQSHGGIPVSEFIEGAMLALKNDELEAAVGQSAGLRAKRETLFEQINSGFNA; from the coding sequence ATGAAATTAACGGGAAACACAATCTTAATCACAGGAGGTACATCAGGCATAGGCCTCGCTTTTGCTGAGGAATTTCTAAAAGAAGGCAATAAAGTCATCATCACCGGCCGCAGGGAAGAAAAATTGAAAGAAATCAAAAATCGTTTACCGGAAATCATTGTCCGGTTATCTGATGTTTCAGATGCGGCGCAAAGAATTGAATTGGCTGATTGGATATTAAATAGCCATCCTGATACAAATATTTTGATCAATAATGCTGGTGTACAGTTAATTACAGATTTGACAAGTGAAATTGATCTCAACCGGGTTGGGACAGAAATCGAAACAAATTTTACCGCTCCTGTGCATTTAACCTCTTTGTTTGTAACCCATCTGAAAGGCAAAGAAAATGCATCAATAATTAATATCACTTCCGGACTAGCCTTTGTACCTATTGCAGCTATGGCGATTTATTGCGCTACAAAAGCTGCCATGCATTCCTTAACATTATCTCTTCGTTTTCAACTAAAAGATACTGGAATAAAAGTTTTTGAAATTGCGCCACCATCCGTAGATACAGAACTTGGGCATGACCGACGTGAAGATAAAACCCAGTCGCATGGAGGAATTCCGGTTTCAGAATTTATCGAAGGCGCAATGTTAGCTTTGAAAAATGATGAACTTGAAGCAGCAGTTGGCCAATCGGCTGGATTACGTGCAAAACGTGAGACTTTATTCGAGCAGATCAACAGTGGTTTTAACGCCTGA
- a CDS encoding MBL fold metallo-hydrolase — translation MEIFPIEEGIYNVDKEKNLTILTEVNKPVPESIRMAVRPFLIKLKNDVVLLDCGLGIRKQGSFMITSLLKQHGIEANQITKILLSHLHKDHVEGLGYFQDGLFVQHFPNASVYVNRQELEYSLMQRGNPSYNYNLLFQLSVMPNLQIMTELQGYINPEISFEVVGGHTPYHQAFWISEMDETIFYGGDNLPQAHYLDFPIAYKTDYDGRKARELRQLWERQAKSNHWKILLYHDLILPKLTY, via the coding sequence ATGGAAATATTTCCCATTGAGGAAGGAATATACAACGTTGATAAAGAAAAGAACTTGACAATATTAACGGAGGTAAATAAACCTGTTCCAGAATCGATACGAATGGCGGTCCGTCCGTTTTTGATCAAGTTGAAAAATGACGTTGTACTTTTGGATTGTGGTCTTGGAATCCGGAAACAAGGCAGTTTCATGATTACTTCTCTTTTAAAACAACACGGTATAGAAGCAAATCAGATAACGAAAATATTATTATCTCACCTTCATAAAGATCATGTTGAAGGTCTGGGCTATTTCCAGGACGGTTTATTTGTACAACATTTTCCAAACGCAAGTGTTTACGTAAACAGACAGGAATTAGAATATTCGCTGATGCAAAGAGGTAATCCATCTTACAATTACAATTTGCTTTTCCAATTATCTGTAATGCCGAACCTGCAAATCATGACTGAATTACAGGGTTATATCAATCCCGAAATATCGTTTGAGGTAGTTGGAGGCCATACGCCTTACCACCAGGCATTCTGGATTTCAGAAATGGATGAAACGATCTTTTATGGAGGAGACAATCTGCCTCAGGCACATTACCTTGATTTCCCTATAGCCTATAAAACTGATTATGACGGCAGAAAAGCCAGGGAGTTGAGGCAACTTTGGGAGCGGCAGGCGAAAAGTAATCATTGGAAAATTCTTCTGTATCATGACTTGATTCTTCCAAAGCTCACGTATTAG
- the uvrA gene encoding excinuclease ABC subunit UvrA: MSKESTEFPISNFVSVRGAKENNLKNVDLIIPRGALVVFTGVSGSGKSSLAFGTLYAEAQRRYLESVSPYARRLFNQMAIPQVESIDGLPPAIALQQQRGAASTRSSVGSVTTLSNLIRMLYSRAGDYPHGQSIIYAESFSPNRPEGACPECHGLGVVYQVTEKSMVPDDSLSIREKAIAAWPTAWQGQNLREILMTLGYDVDIPWRDLPKKDREWILFTEEQPVVPVYSGLSAAQVRQAIERKMEPSYMGTFTGVKRYVMQTFANSQSQAMKKRVSKFMLSAACPVCHGKRLRAEPLSVKFAGMDIAEIYRLDIKGLHRIISSSLSTASKGSDQVRPEKVLVRQRIGDDLISRLNVLIDLGLGYLTLERSTPTLSPGELQRLRLGTQIHSNLFGVVYVLDEPSAGLHPADTQSLLRALDRLKAAGNSLFVVEHEVEIIRHADWIVDVGPGAGEKGGEILYSGPFDGLEKIERSVTKKYLFNAESKQRVDRKPTGWLKIKDVSRNNLKNVDADFPLGVLTSVTGISGSGKSSLISQVLVELVSEKLGQRVANEEVQEDNLLSTEKVQTTSGYIAEGMDQVRRLIPVDQKPIGRTPRSNLATYTGLFDHVRKLFAETKMARERKYDAGRFSFNVTKGRCANCEGEGFVMVELLFLPSVYAPCPVCKGTRYNEKTLEVTYHDKNIAQVLALNVDEAFVFFKSEPQINRALDVVRQVGLGYLRLGQPATELSGGEAQRIKLATELQRAQRGDTLYILDEPTTGLHPSDVENLLLQLNKLVDQGNTVIVIEHDMHVVASSDWVIDVGPGAGNEGGKIVVCGPAPSVAAEPVSETGKYLKAYLKKTSEHK; this comes from the coding sequence ATGTCGAAAGAATCAACAGAATTCCCAATCTCAAACTTTGTTAGCGTGCGGGGTGCCAAAGAAAATAACCTCAAAAATGTTGATCTGATCATTCCAAGGGGCGCACTGGTGGTATTCACGGGTGTTTCCGGGTCGGGAAAATCTTCGCTTGCTTTCGGAACCCTGTATGCAGAAGCGCAGCGCCGTTACCTTGAATCTGTTTCTCCATATGCAAGACGGCTTTTTAATCAAATGGCCATTCCCCAAGTCGAAAGCATCGATGGTCTTCCGCCCGCTATCGCCTTACAACAGCAGCGGGGAGCGGCTAGCACACGTTCTTCGGTTGGCAGTGTAACTACGCTTTCCAATCTGATCAGGATGCTATATTCCAGGGCGGGAGATTATCCTCACGGTCAGTCCATCATCTATGCTGAGTCCTTTTCACCGAACCGGCCGGAGGGTGCCTGCCCGGAATGTCACGGCCTGGGAGTCGTTTATCAGGTAACAGAGAAATCCATGGTGCCCGATGATTCACTCTCGATCCGGGAAAAAGCCATAGCTGCGTGGCCAACAGCGTGGCAGGGGCAGAACCTGCGGGAAATATTGATGACACTTGGTTATGACGTGGACATTCCATGGCGTGATTTGCCAAAGAAGGACAGGGAATGGATCCTGTTTACGGAGGAGCAGCCTGTCGTTCCGGTTTATTCAGGACTTTCGGCGGCGCAGGTTCGACAAGCCATTGAACGCAAAATGGAGCCCAGCTACATGGGGACTTTTACCGGTGTCAAACGCTATGTAATGCAGACATTCGCAAATTCCCAAAGCCAGGCGATGAAAAAGCGTGTGTCAAAATTTATGCTGAGCGCAGCGTGTCCGGTTTGCCATGGAAAGCGCCTTCGCGCTGAACCGCTGTCTGTGAAATTTGCGGGGATGGATATTGCCGAAATTTACCGTTTGGATATTAAGGGCCTGCACAGGATTATCTCCTCATCTTTGAGCACTGCAAGTAAAGGGTCAGACCAGGTTCGTCCCGAAAAAGTATTGGTTCGTCAACGGATAGGGGATGATCTTATATCGCGTCTGAATGTACTTATCGATCTGGGACTTGGGTATTTGACTTTGGAAAGGAGTACACCGACACTTTCGCCGGGTGAGTTGCAGCGCCTGAGGCTGGGGACGCAAATACACTCTAATCTTTTTGGTGTTGTGTATGTGCTTGATGAGCCGTCCGCAGGTCTTCATCCGGCTGATACGCAATCTTTGCTCAGGGCACTTGATCGACTAAAAGCAGCAGGTAATTCGCTTTTTGTCGTTGAACATGAGGTTGAAATTATACGCCATGCCGACTGGATTGTGGATGTCGGACCCGGAGCGGGCGAAAAGGGCGGCGAAATACTTTATAGCGGCCCGTTTGACGGACTGGAAAAAATTGAAAGATCCGTCACAAAAAAATATCTGTTTAATGCAGAGTCGAAGCAAAGGGTTGATAGGAAGCCAACCGGGTGGCTGAAGATAAAAGATGTATCGCGCAACAATCTAAAAAATGTTGACGCTGATTTTCCATTAGGCGTACTCACCAGTGTTACAGGCATATCAGGTTCAGGCAAAAGTAGTTTGATCAGTCAGGTCCTTGTCGAGCTTGTTTCAGAAAAACTAGGACAAAGGGTAGCCAACGAGGAAGTACAGGAGGATAATCTGCTAAGTACAGAAAAAGTACAAACAACGAGTGGGTATATTGCCGAAGGTATGGATCAGGTTCGCAGACTAATTCCGGTAGATCAGAAACCCATCGGGCGTACACCAAGATCAAATCTGGCAACTTATACGGGTTTGTTTGATCATGTCCGAAAATTATTTGCAGAAACAAAAATGGCAAGGGAAAGAAAATATGATGCCGGCCGTTTTTCCTTTAATGTCACAAAAGGCCGCTGTGCAAACTGTGAAGGAGAAGGTTTTGTGATGGTGGAGCTTTTATTTCTTCCAAGCGTCTATGCTCCCTGCCCGGTCTGCAAGGGGACCCGTTATAATGAAAAGACCCTGGAGGTTACCTATCACGACAAAAATATCGCTCAGGTATTGGCGCTTAATGTGGATGAGGCATTTGTTTTTTTTAAGTCTGAACCCCAGATCAACAGGGCGCTTGATGTTGTTCGTCAGGTAGGTCTTGGTTACCTGCGGCTGGGACAACCCGCTACCGAACTTTCAGGAGGGGAGGCTCAGCGGATTAAATTAGCGACCGAGTTGCAGAGGGCGCAACGTGGTGATACCTTGTATATTCTGGATGAACCCACCACAGGGCTACATCCTTCTGATGTTGAAAATTTACTTCTTCAGTTGAATAAATTAGTGGATCAGGGAAATACGGTCATTGTGATCGAACATGATATGCACGTTGTTGCTAGCAGCGACTGGGTCATTGACGTTGGTCCGGGAGCAGGAAACGAAGGGGGTAAAATAGTAGTCTGCGGTCCAGCGCCAAGTGTTGCTGCCGAGCCGGTAAGTGAAACGGGAAAATACCTTAAAGCTTATTTGAAGAAGACTAGTGAACATAAATGA
- a CDS encoding NADPH-dependent F420 reductase — MRNSENKEASYAILGFGKIGHALARAFARKDIEVSVATTRDPESFAADAAAIGSTIIPTTLSEAVKADVIFLAVRFESHPDVAKALPSWLGKIIVDVTNTYAMSSDELGGRSSARVVAQAFTGGKVVKGFNHLGAAILAQDPAVHGGRRVVFLASDDDNAATQISTLAYNLGFAPINLGGISEGGLLVQSHGNTWGQLIFKDLVKFN; from the coding sequence ATGAGGAATTCAGAAAATAAAGAAGCGAGCTACGCCATTCTCGGCTTTGGTAAGATCGGCCATGCCCTGGCCAGGGCATTTGCCCGCAAAGATATAGAGGTATCCGTTGCAACCACGCGTGACCCGGAAAGCTTTGCCGCCGATGCGGCCGCGATCGGATCAACAATCATTCCCACAACCCTGTCAGAAGCGGTCAAAGCTGATGTAATCTTTTTGGCTGTACGTTTCGAGTCTCACCCGGATGTCGCCAAAGCGCTACCTAGCTGGCTGGGGAAGATCATTGTTGATGTAACTAACACCTACGCCATGTCCTCTGATGAGTTGGGAGGACGCTCTTCTGCCAGGGTTGTAGCGCAGGCATTTACAGGTGGAAAAGTGGTTAAAGGGTTCAACCATTTGGGTGCAGCCATACTTGCACAAGATCCGGCCGTTCATGGTGGCAGGCGAGTCGTATTCTTGGCGAGCGACGATGACAACGCTGCAACGCAGATTAGTACCTTGGCTTACAATCTTGGTTTTGCGCCAATCAACCTTGGCGGTATTTCGGAAGGTGGACTGCTTGTGCAGTCGCACGGAAACACCTGGGGACAACTGATCTTTAAGGACCTGGTGAAATTCAACTAA
- a CDS encoding winged helix-turn-helix transcriptional regulator, which yields MKDERFCNSNCPFTRAIGTIGNKWKPMIINVMGTRTIRFGQLDAIVPHISRKVLTEQLKELEEDGLLERVAYKELPPRVEYKLSEKGLAFLPILESIKEWNLKYEVATISHETHYQWSKPPQDCLS from the coding sequence ATGAAAGACGAAAGATTTTGCAATTCGAACTGTCCCTTTACGAGAGCAATTGGCACTATTGGTAATAAGTGGAAGCCAATGATAATAAATGTAATGGGCACCCGCACCATTCGTTTTGGACAGTTGGATGCCATTGTACCACATATTTCAAGGAAAGTACTAACGGAACAGTTAAAAGAGCTGGAAGAGGATGGACTGTTGGAAAGGGTTGCCTATAAGGAATTACCACCAAGGGTAGAATATAAGTTATCTGAAAAAGGCTTAGCTTTTTTGCCAATCTTAGAAAGTATCAAAGAATGGAATCTGAAATATGAAGTAGCTACAATTTCTCACGAGACGCACTATCAATGGAGCAAACCTCCGCAAGATTGCTTATCCTAA
- a CDS encoding SDR family NAD(P)-dependent oxidoreductase: MSKLNNKVAVITGGNSGIGFGIAQEFENEGAVGAIVGRNQETLDSAVAQLGGNFIAINADVTNLADLERVFKETSEKFGNVDVVVANAGGGAIGTVSTLGETDFDKTIDLNLKSVYFTVHNALPYMNDGGSIILIGSNAAHRAYPNFSLYGAAKAAVIHFAKGFSSDLLERKIRANVITPGTTDTPAFEKFVPSEQIEGLKKHFASEMPIGRIGQPSDIGKTAVFLASDDSSFMIGAELLVDGGMTYLAK; this comes from the coding sequence ATGAGTAAATTAAATAACAAAGTAGCCGTGATTACGGGTGGTAATAGCGGTATCGGGTTTGGCATTGCCCAGGAATTTGAAAATGAAGGTGCTGTAGGAGCTATTGTCGGAAGAAATCAGGAAACTCTGGATAGTGCTGTGGCTCAGCTTGGCGGTAATTTTATAGCCATAAATGCCGATGTAACCAATCTGGCGGATCTGGAAAGAGTGTTTAAAGAAACCTCTGAAAAATTCGGTAATGTTGACGTGGTTGTTGCCAATGCGGGTGGTGGAGCTATTGGCACTGTATCTACACTTGGTGAAACCGACTTTGACAAAACAATTGATTTAAACCTGAAAAGTGTCTATTTCACGGTTCATAATGCACTGCCCTATATGAATGATGGCGGCTCTATTATATTGATTGGGTCAAATGCAGCACATCGGGCATATCCGAATTTTTCACTTTATGGGGCTGCAAAAGCCGCTGTGATCCATTTTGCAAAAGGATTTTCAAGTGACCTATTAGAAAGGAAGATCAGAGCAAATGTTATTACCCCAGGTACAACAGATACACCCGCATTTGAAAAGTTTGTTCCCTCAGAACAAATTGAAGGTTTAAAAAAACACTTTGCAAGTGAAATGCCGATTGGCAGAATTGGGCAGCCATCTGACATTGGCAAAACTGCTGTTTTCCTTGCTTCTGATGATTCATCGTTTATGATTGGCGCCGAACTCCTTGTCGATGGCGGAATGACCTATCTGGCTAAATAA
- a CDS encoding DUF3253 domain-containing protein, producing the protein MQHSEKIKTTILSTAIHRGAEKSTCPSEIARMLFPDDWREHMKDVLAVAIDLHNKGSVVITQKGEPVDVKHFKGPVRIKIV; encoded by the coding sequence ATGCAGCATTCCGAAAAAATAAAAACAACCATCCTTTCTACTGCCATTCATCGTGGCGCAGAGAAAAGTACCTGCCCCTCTGAAATTGCACGCATGCTTTTTCCTGACGACTGGCGTGAGCATATGAAAGATGTACTCGCGGTCGCGATTGATTTGCATAACAAAGGTAGCGTAGTGATAACCCAAAAGGGAGAGCCTGTTGATGTTAAGCATTTCAAGGGGCCGGTCCGCATTAAAATTGTCTGA